From Novipirellula galeiformis, the proteins below share one genomic window:
- a CDS encoding sugar phosphate isomerase/epimerase family protein, translating to MDHFSTSKPPRKNTLAISQLSTLRWSFTEDVQAYASRGFSGIGVYRPKLEDFGLDRTIELLAEANLSVTSLSWVGGFTGSDGRATDDAIADAIHAVRDAANLKAETLIVLAGGQNNHIRNHARRTLCDALHEIAGVAEEFGVRLSLEPFHPGCGDEWSFVNDLQSTLDIIETVNSPNLGLVLDTYHVGMDEEVVRWLPDVVPHLHLVQLGDAKHSPLGEMNRCLLGDGCVPLRTILETLHEYHYDGPLEVELIGEDVETHSYDEILDHARNFLDRMPGRVEQR from the coding sequence ATGGACCACTTCTCGACAAGCAAACCCCCACGGAAGAACACGCTTGCCATCAGCCAGTTGTCGACACTGCGCTGGAGTTTCACCGAAGATGTGCAGGCCTACGCATCGCGAGGCTTCAGCGGGATCGGTGTCTATCGCCCAAAGCTCGAAGACTTCGGACTGGATCGCACGATTGAACTACTAGCCGAAGCAAACCTGTCGGTCACTTCACTTTCTTGGGTCGGCGGCTTCACCGGCAGCGACGGGCGTGCGACCGACGACGCCATTGCCGATGCAATCCATGCGGTTCGCGACGCGGCAAACCTAAAAGCGGAAACCTTGATCGTTTTAGCCGGGGGGCAAAACAACCACATTCGCAACCATGCTCGTCGTACTCTCTGCGACGCACTGCATGAGATCGCTGGCGTCGCCGAAGAGTTTGGGGTTCGCTTATCACTCGAACCTTTCCACCCGGGATGCGGCGATGAGTGGTCGTTTGTAAACGACTTGCAATCGACACTCGACATCATTGAAACGGTCAACAGCCCCAATCTCGGACTCGTTCTCGATACCTATCATGTCGGGATGGATGAAGAGGTCGTTCGCTGGCTACCCGACGTGGTGCCGCACTTGCATCTCGTTCAACTCGGTGATGCAAAACACTCGCCGTTAGGCGAAATGAATCGCTGCTTGCTTGGCGATGGTTGCGTTCCATTGCGAACGATCCTGGAAACGCTTCACGAGTACCACTACGACGGCCCACTCGAAGTGGAACTGATCGGTGAAGATGTGGAAACCCACTCCTACGACGAAATCCTTGACCACGCCCGCAACTTCCTAGATCGCATGCCTGGACGGGTGGAGCAACGCTAA